CTGGCCAGGCCCTTTCTGGGCAGCCGCGGAACCATCCTGGCCTACAAGGGCCCGCGAGCCGAAAAGGAGCTCAAAGAGGCCGAACAGGTCCTGACCGCGCTGGGACTTACACTGGCCCGCCAGGAAAGGTTCAGACTGCCGTTCTTGGGCCATTGTCGCATCCTGCTTTTTTTTAAGGGGATTTGATTGTATTTTTGCTCAGGGGGGAACTTTTTAGTAAAATTTTCGTCAACCCCCCCTGAAACCCCCTTCAAAAACTTTAAGCAGGCTGCGGCGGCGAGTACCGCCGCAGCCCTGACAGTTTTTTTGGGAGAGGGGTTCCCCCAACCAAATGTTTCACGTGAAACATATTTTTTCTTTTCAAGCCCTCTTCAGATGTGGTACTATGGACCGAAGAAGGACAATTGATATAACTACTTAAAATTATTATAAAATTTCTATGAGCCAGATTATCACCATCGCCAACCAGAAAGGCGGCGTCGGTAAAACCACCACCGCGGTCAACCTGGCCGCCTGCCTGGCTGCGGCTGAAAAAACAGTCCTGCTCATTGACGCCGACCCCCAGGCCAACGCCACCAGCGGCCTGGGTATTGACCGGGAAAACATCCCTTACTCGCTCTATCACTTCCTGATCCAGGACCTTGAACTGGACCAGGTGGCTCAGCCGACCCCTCTGCCCGGGCTGACCCTTATCCCGGCCAGCCAGGACCTTATCGGTGCGGAGGTTGAACTGATCGGCCAGCCCGGGCGCCAGAATTTTTTAGCGCGCAAGCTTCAGCCCCTGGACGGGCAGTTCGACTACCTGGTCATTGACTGCCCGCCCAGCCTCCAGCTCATGACCATCAACGCCCTGTGCGCGGCCCAGGACCTGCTCATCCCGCTCCAGTGCGAGTACTACGCCCTGGAGGGCCTGTCGCAGCTCATCCGGACCTTTCGCCTCATCCGCCAGAGGTTCAACCAGCGGCTGCGCATCCTGGGCATCCTCCTGACCATGTTTGACACGCGGAACCGCTTGTCGCATCAGGTGGCAGAGGAGGCGCGCCGGCACTTCCCCGACCGGGTTTTTAAGACCGTTATTCCCCGCAACGTGCGGCTGTCGGAAAGCCCGAGTCACGGGCTGCCCATTATCCTTTACGATATCCGCTCCAGCGGGGCCAGCGCTTACCTGGCCCTGGCCAGGGAAATTCTGAAGAAAAGGTAGCGACATGGCCAAGAAAAAAGGACTGGGCCGCGGCCTGGAGGCCCTGATCGAAGGCCTGGACGAGGACCTCTCCCTGTCTGGAAGCCTTTTCGAGGTCTCTCTGGACAAGATAGCTTCCAACCCCTTTCAGCCCAGGGTGACGTTTAAGGAAAAGGACCTCAGGGCCTTAGCCGAATCCATCAAGAATAAAGGGGTCTTAGCGCCTCTGATGGTGCGGCGTCTGGATTCCGGCCAGTACGAGCTCATCGCGGGCGAACGCCGCCTCCGCGCCGCCAGGGCCGCCGGTCTGACCAGTGTGCCCGTCATTGTCCGGGAGGCCACGCGGGCCGAGTTGCTGGAGATCGCGCTCATAGAAAACCTGCACCGGGAGGACCTGGACCCCATTGAGGAGGCTGAGGCCTACCGCCGGCTCATGGAGGAGTTCAGCCGCACTCAGCAGGAGGTCGCCGACCTCACCGGCCGCGACCGCTCCACCACCGCCAACCTCCTGCGCCTGTTGAACCTCCCGGAAGCGGTCCAGCAGGACGTGCGCCAAGGCAGACTCAGCATCGGCCATGCCCGCGCCCTCCTGGCCCTGGAACGGCCCAAGATCATCCTCGAGGTGCGGGAGAAGATCCTCAAAGAAAGGCTTTCCGTGCGCCAGACCGAGGCCCTCGTCAAAAAAATCCTCAAGCCCCCGCCCTCAAAACAGATTATCAAGCCGGA
Above is a genomic segment from Deltaproteobacteria bacterium containing:
- a CDS encoding ParB/RepB/Spo0J family partition protein: MAKKKGLGRGLEALIEGLDEDLSLSGSLFEVSLDKIASNPFQPRVTFKEKDLRALAESIKNKGVLAPLMVRRLDSGQYELIAGERRLRAARAAGLTSVPVIVREATRAELLEIALIENLHREDLDPIEEAEAYRRLMEEFSRTQQEVADLTGRDRSTTANLLRLLNLPEAVQQDVRQGRLSIGHARALLALERPKIILEVREKILKERLSVRQTEALVKKILKPPPSKQIIKPDELYFQALAEQLTRKLGAKVNLYRKGKQGRIEITFSSDEELERLLKFFRAGEG
- a CDS encoding 16S rRNA (guanine(527)-N(7))-methyltransferase RsmG, coding for LARPFLGSRGTILAYKGPRAEKELKEAEQVLTALGLTLARQERFRLPFLGHCRILLFFKGI
- a CDS encoding ParA family protein, giving the protein MSQIITIANQKGGVGKTTTAVNLAACLAAAEKTVLLIDADPQANATSGLGIDRENIPYSLYHFLIQDLELDQVAQPTPLPGLTLIPASQDLIGAEVELIGQPGRQNFLARKLQPLDGQFDYLVIDCPPSLQLMTINALCAAQDLLIPLQCEYYALEGLSQLIRTFRLIRQRFNQRLRILGILLTMFDTRNRLSHQVAEEARRHFPDRVFKTVIPRNVRLSESPSHGLPIILYDIRSSGASAYLALAREILKKR